In Paenibacillus guangzhouensis, a single window of DNA contains:
- a CDS encoding cohesin domain-containing protein, with the protein MNKKRMNKGLLLRCLSALLIVSMTMPMMKSPQALAASADQTGQEQVQTQAASGNTYYVSANGRDDQDGLSQATAWKTLDKVNLTRFGPGDRILFKAGDVWNGSIKLRDVSGTKEAPIVFSHYGDLAQAGRPVLNGNGTTTTEEAAIVKNYTGVKDKTMSATIDVVNGSYLEFSNLEITNNNPDVVSQRAGINIRTASTTTAEWEANPHQGITIKNNYIHDVDGNPKGWKIGSGGILLLGNISDVLVEGNTVKRVDIEGIRNAGLYKEGDVNANFPRVLKNVKFNNNYVEEVQGDGFVMSNIGSEGRMEYNTVVKHSAKNVGNVNYAGLWVIGVKDMIMQYNEVYGGIYGYNDGQAFDVDMFCEGTLYQYNYSHSNRGGFILFMSGSKNSVVRYNVSVNDGDGRYIFHYLPTGSADAPLIHNNTFFTDANINTKLMSDSGKYMRLYNNIFYSKANTGMGTETFAGGEVKNNIFYPGTNYQNAKFTGISFKDNLFTNPKFARPGEEPKDLIQAQQSVFDVNRLNGYKLLSGSPAIDAGLDMTAMTPSVWSPAAVDFFRNPITNPAKVDIGAHEFANDEPTEQSPEIVPQSITIDRTDVSLYAGHVGMSLDAVVAPANAWFKTVTWSSSNPSVATVSPDGYVTPMVPGEATVTAVSTVNPNIKGEARVRVLVPSAVTSYKITSDVPEITVATTQVQLRLEGVTEGGNTLPHAPYYQVNYKSGQPGVAVDAQTGKLEVKGDLTGVKAVNVTAEVQEYKDIIFTQSFESGWGDFVPETGTSITTGTISDKVAFQGKQSALFTVGNGSNAIQKLFGATQQGIVSMMLYDDGSRDTKTRVVAHVGNARTTLLAGMGLLYDGGTYGSLDYYSVRVSSNSQAWEATTVKRSKGWHELKWDYTSGTDLKMYIDGQLVKSTTVIKNFDRIVLGFLWDSANGRTFAFDNIKYALSDAKLTYQASLSIPVISDVKELATTLTGNDTVQAGADMNVNFGLKNVASSVYAQDVTIQYDPAAFDFISATSIKDRVSIVEKKVDSSAGKLRLIVASEGEGSGVSGTESIIELSFRAKRTDVAKSALFTVKQMTVADGEGVESIAAASSLSVQITPNDPGIPGDMNQDGKYSIGDLAIIAAHYGETSASPNWSQIAMGDIDHNHVIDINDLAWIASQILK; encoded by the coding sequence TTGAACAAGAAACGGATGAACAAGGGGTTGCTCTTGCGATGTCTATCCGCGCTGCTGATCGTGTCGATGACGATGCCCATGATGAAGTCGCCTCAAGCTCTCGCCGCATCAGCTGATCAGACGGGGCAAGAGCAGGTTCAGACGCAAGCCGCTTCCGGGAACACCTATTACGTCAGTGCGAATGGGCGCGATGATCAAGATGGATTATCGCAAGCAACAGCGTGGAAAACACTCGACAAGGTGAATCTGACGCGTTTTGGACCGGGAGATCGCATTCTTTTCAAGGCTGGTGATGTCTGGAACGGTTCGATCAAGCTGCGGGATGTGTCCGGGACGAAGGAAGCGCCAATCGTATTCAGTCATTATGGGGATCTTGCGCAAGCGGGTAGACCCGTCCTGAACGGGAATGGCACAACAACAACGGAAGAAGCAGCAATCGTCAAAAACTATACGGGCGTCAAAGATAAGACGATGTCTGCTACGATTGATGTGGTGAATGGCAGCTACTTGGAATTCTCGAACCTCGAAATTACGAACAATAATCCTGATGTCGTATCGCAGCGGGCTGGAATCAATATTCGTACGGCCTCGACGACAACAGCGGAATGGGAAGCCAATCCGCACCAAGGGATTACGATCAAGAACAACTACATCCATGATGTGGACGGGAACCCGAAAGGTTGGAAAATCGGCAGCGGCGGCATTCTGCTGCTCGGGAATATATCGGATGTGCTCGTGGAAGGGAATACTGTGAAGCGGGTGGATATTGAGGGAATTCGCAATGCGGGATTGTATAAGGAAGGCGACGTGAATGCGAATTTTCCGAGAGTGCTGAAGAATGTGAAATTCAATAACAACTACGTTGAGGAAGTGCAAGGCGACGGATTTGTGATGAGCAATATCGGCAGCGAAGGGCGGATGGAATACAATACGGTTGTGAAGCATTCAGCCAAAAACGTCGGTAATGTCAACTATGCCGGGCTCTGGGTCATCGGCGTCAAAGACATGATCATGCAGTACAACGAAGTGTATGGCGGCATCTATGGCTACAATGATGGTCAAGCGTTCGACGTGGATATGTTCTGCGAGGGAACGCTCTATCAATACAATTACAGTCACAGCAACCGAGGTGGATTCATTCTATTTATGAGCGGTTCGAAAAATTCCGTCGTGCGTTACAATGTCAGCGTGAACGATGGGGACGGAAGATACATATTCCATTACCTGCCGACGGGCTCAGCAGACGCGCCGTTGATTCATAACAATACATTCTTCACGGATGCGAACATTAACACGAAGCTGATGAGCGATTCGGGTAAATACATGCGATTGTATAACAACATTTTCTATTCGAAGGCTAATACAGGCATGGGTACGGAAACTTTCGCTGGAGGCGAAGTGAAGAACAATATCTTCTACCCTGGGACGAATTATCAGAATGCCAAATTTACCGGTATTTCATTCAAGGACAATCTATTCACCAATCCGAAATTCGCGAGACCAGGCGAAGAACCGAAAGATCTCATCCAAGCACAGCAAAGTGTATTCGATGTCAATCGACTTAACGGATACAAATTGCTATCTGGTTCCCCAGCGATTGATGCAGGTCTTGATATGACGGCTATGACTCCATCGGTCTGGTCCCCGGCAGCAGTCGACTTCTTCCGCAATCCGATTACGAACCCAGCCAAGGTGGATATCGGGGCACATGAGTTCGCGAATGATGAGCCAACCGAGCAGTCACCGGAAATTGTACCGCAGTCGATCACAATCGACCGGACGGATGTCAGCTTATATGCAGGGCATGTGGGGATGTCACTAGATGCCGTCGTTGCGCCTGCCAATGCATGGTTCAAAACCGTAACATGGTCCAGCTCGAATCCAAGTGTGGCAACGGTGAGTCCAGACGGGTACGTTACCCCGATGGTTCCCGGCGAGGCAACGGTGACTGCGGTGAGCACCGTCAATCCGAACATCAAAGGAGAAGCACGTGTGCGAGTGCTAGTGCCATCTGCAGTGACTTCATACAAAATAACGAGTGATGTGCCTGAAATAACGGTAGCAACGACACAGGTTCAGCTTCGATTGGAAGGGGTGACGGAAGGTGGGAATACGCTGCCACATGCGCCTTACTATCAAGTGAATTATAAGTCAGGGCAGCCTGGGGTCGCTGTCGACGCCCAGACGGGTAAGCTCGAGGTGAAGGGAGACTTAACGGGCGTAAAGGCTGTCAATGTCACGGCAGAAGTGCAGGAGTATAAAGACATCATCTTCACGCAGAGCTTTGAATCCGGTTGGGGGGATTTCGTACCGGAGACAGGAACATCGATTACGACAGGCACCATTTCGGATAAGGTGGCCTTCCAAGGCAAACAGAGCGCGCTCTTCACCGTTGGTAATGGCTCGAATGCCATTCAGAAGCTGTTCGGTGCCACCCAACAAGGAATCGTGTCGATGATGCTGTATGACGATGGATCGCGGGATACGAAGACGCGTGTTGTCGCCCATGTCGGGAACGCAAGAACGACGCTCTTGGCAGGGATGGGGTTACTCTATGACGGTGGTACCTACGGATCCCTTGATTATTATTCGGTTCGTGTCAGCAGTAATTCCCAGGCATGGGAAGCAACGACCGTCAAGCGCAGCAAGGGTTGGCATGAGCTGAAATGGGATTATACGTCCGGTACGGACCTTAAAATGTATATTGACGGACAATTGGTGAAGTCGACGACGGTGATCAAGAATTTCGATCGGATTGTGCTGGGGTTCTTGTGGGATAGCGCGAATGGACGGACGTTCGCCTTCGATAATATCAAGTACGCGCTCAGCGATGCCAAATTAACATATCAAGCTTCGCTAAGCATCCCAGTCATATCCGACGTAAAGGAACTGGCAACGACACTGACAGGCAACGATACGGTTCAAGCTGGAGCGGACATGAACGTGAATTTCGGATTGAAAAATGTGGCAAGCAGCGTCTATGCGCAGGATGTAACCATTCAGTACGACCCTGCGGCGTTCGATTTCATCAGCGCTACTTCGATCAAGGATCGGGTTAGTATCGTCGAGAAGAAGGTTGATTCATCAGCAGGCAAGCTTCGATTGATTGTCGCAAGCGAAGGAGAGGGCAGCGGCGTATCGGGTACTGAATCGATTATCGAATTAAGTTTCCGGGCGAAGCGAACGGATGTCGCGAAATCTGCGTTGTTCACCGTTAAGCAGATGACCGTCGCTGACGGAGAGGGCGTAGAATCGATTGCTGCTGCATCCTCGCTATCCGTACAGATTACACCAAATGATCCGGGCATTCCTGGAGATATGAACCAAGACGGCAAATATTCCATTGGGGACCTAGCGATCATCGCAGCGCATTATGGAGAGACTTCAGCAAGTCCGAATTGGAGTCAAATTGCTATGGGAGATATCGATCATAACCATGTCATTGACATCAACGACCTAGCATGGATTGCCAGCCAAATCTTGAAATAA
- the thrS gene encoding threonine--tRNA ligase, which produces MSVKVTLPDGAVREYEAGSSIEDVAASISSGLKKNAVAGKLDGKIVDIYTPIDADAAVEIVTLDSKDGLELMRHSTAHLMAQAIKRLYKEHNVKLGIGPVIEDGFYYDIDMEHSLNPEDLVKIEKEMERIVNENLPIRRRVVSRDEALRIYTELDDNLKLELIRDLPEDSVLTIYDQGEFFDLCRGPHVPSTGRIKAFKLLSVAGAYWRGDSKNKMLQRIYGTAFVKKAELDEHLRLLEEAKKRDHRKLGKELKIFTFSQQVGQGLPLWLPNGSKLRRTLERYIVDLEERLGYDHVYTPVLANVELYKTSGHWEHYSEDMFPKMVLDNEELVLRPMNCPHHMMVFKSEMRSYRDLPVRIAELGTMHRYEMSGALTGLHRVRAMTLNDAHIFCRPDQIKEEFARVVNLIRKVYEDFGIKDYRFRLSYRDPQDTEKYFQNDEMWEMSQRMLREVVEELELPFFEAEGEAAFYGPKLDVQIKTALGKEETLSTAQLDFLLPERFELEYVGDDGQKHRPVVIHRGIISTMERMTAYLLENFAGALPLWLSPVQAKIIPVSNAFEDYAKKVAEKLQEQGIRVESDLRNEKLGYKIREAQLEKVPYMFVVGENEKNDGGVSVRQRGVGDQGFLKLDAAVARLSEEIRTHLIF; this is translated from the coding sequence ATGTCAGTGAAAGTAACTTTGCCAGATGGCGCCGTGCGCGAATATGAAGCAGGCAGCAGCATTGAAGATGTTGCCGCATCGATCAGCAGCGGACTGAAGAAGAATGCAGTAGCAGGGAAATTGGATGGAAAAATCGTGGATATCTATACACCGATCGATGCAGATGCAGCGGTGGAGATCGTAACCCTCGATAGCAAGGATGGGCTGGAATTGATGCGTCATAGTACAGCGCATTTGATGGCTCAAGCGATCAAACGTCTGTACAAAGAGCACAACGTGAAGCTGGGGATTGGCCCAGTTATCGAAGATGGCTTCTACTACGATATCGATATGGAGCATTCCTTGAATCCGGAAGATCTCGTGAAGATCGAGAAGGAAATGGAGCGTATCGTGAATGAGAACCTGCCGATTCGCCGTCGTGTCGTAAGCCGTGACGAAGCGCTTCGCATCTATACAGAGCTAGATGATAACCTGAAGCTTGAATTGATCCGTGATCTGCCAGAAGATTCGGTGCTCACAATTTATGATCAAGGCGAATTCTTCGACCTCTGCCGTGGACCTCACGTACCATCGACAGGTCGTATCAAAGCCTTCAAATTACTAAGCGTAGCAGGCGCTTACTGGCGCGGAGATTCCAAGAACAAAATGCTTCAACGGATTTATGGTACAGCTTTCGTGAAGAAAGCAGAACTCGATGAGCATCTACGTCTCTTGGAAGAAGCGAAGAAACGCGATCACCGTAAACTAGGGAAAGAGCTGAAAATCTTCACGTTCTCCCAACAAGTCGGACAAGGTTTGCCACTGTGGCTGCCGAACGGTTCAAAGCTTCGTCGTACATTGGAGCGTTATATCGTAGATCTAGAAGAACGTCTAGGCTATGACCATGTCTATACACCAGTGCTCGCGAACGTGGAGTTGTACAAGACTTCCGGACACTGGGAGCACTACTCGGAAGATATGTTCCCGAAAATGGTCCTCGATAATGAGGAGCTCGTTCTTCGTCCGATGAACTGTCCGCATCACATGATGGTGTTCAAGAGCGAAATGCGCAGCTACCGCGACCTTCCGGTTCGGATCGCTGAGCTTGGAACGATGCATCGCTATGAGATGTCAGGTGCGTTAACAGGCTTGCACCGCGTACGCGCAATGACGCTGAACGATGCGCATATTTTCTGCCGTCCGGATCAGATCAAGGAAGAGTTCGCACGTGTCGTGAACTTGATCCGCAAAGTCTACGAAGATTTCGGTATCAAGGATTACCGGTTCCGCCTATCTTACCGTGACCCGCAGGATACAGAGAAGTACTTCCAGAACGACGAGATGTGGGAAATGTCTCAGCGTATGCTGCGTGAAGTGGTGGAAGAGCTTGAGCTTCCATTCTTCGAAGCAGAAGGCGAAGCGGCATTCTATGGACCGAAGCTTGACGTACAGATTAAGACAGCTCTTGGTAAAGAAGAGACATTGTCGACAGCGCAGCTCGATTTCTTGCTGCCTGAACGCTTCGAGCTTGAATATGTAGGCGATGATGGTCAGAAACACCGTCCAGTCGTGATCCACCGCGGTATTATCAGTACAATGGAGCGTATGACGGCTTACTTGCTGGAGAATTTCGCAGGTGCGCTTCCGCTCTGGTTGTCGCCAGTACAAGCGAAGATCATTCCTGTATCGAACGCGTTCGAAGATTATGCGAAAAAAGTCGCTGAGAAGTTGCAAGAGCAAGGCATACGTGTGGAATCGGATCTTCGCAATGAGAAGCTCGGCTACAAAATCCGTGAAGCACAGCTGGAGAAAGTGCCATACATGTTCGTCGTCGGTGAGAACGAGAAGAACGATGGCGGCGTCTCCGTCCGTCAGCGCGGCGTAGGCGATCAAGGCTTCCTCAAGTTGGATGCGGCTGTGGCGCGCCTTTCCGAAGAGATTCGTACCCACTTGATTTTCTAA
- a CDS encoding putative sporulation protein YtxC, translating into MELFTVTITTTSDEARSKFHSQMEHEFADLHMQPEGVTFTEARNSPEYQMTCHGILPGFKLTEHATKVYSKAANVLAEYILEVRERAVLRRIIRKEFHYKQAEDLDKIETYCMELLQETTEEFRTPDDRERRKRLLVQEITQYFEENTTLHVEGFIRFRLDAYTKELRDIVEYAVDEYILDQQYHEFIALLKYFVFVQETKIPVAHVMHRGDHQFVLLNDQMRPIETKQMTSVVVEMPDHDIEVEDMIVSTLITVSPQKIYIHTREPELQVIKTIQQIFESRAQLCVYCPVCSPYLSESAQQHD; encoded by the coding sequence ATGGAACTGTTTACAGTCACAATCACGACGACTTCCGATGAAGCCAGGTCTAAATTTCATAGTCAGATGGAACATGAATTTGCTGATTTACATATGCAGCCGGAAGGCGTTACGTTTACGGAAGCGAGAAATTCCCCTGAATATCAAATGACATGCCATGGCATCTTGCCAGGATTTAAGTTAACGGAGCATGCGACGAAGGTCTACAGCAAGGCGGCGAATGTGTTAGCAGAATATATTCTCGAAGTCAGAGAACGTGCGGTGCTGCGGCGAATTATTCGCAAAGAATTTCACTATAAACAGGCAGAAGATCTGGATAAGATCGAGACATACTGTATGGAGTTGCTGCAAGAGACCACCGAAGAGTTCCGCACACCCGATGATCGTGAACGGAGGAAGCGGCTTCTCGTACAGGAAATTACGCAATATTTTGAAGAGAACACCACACTTCATGTGGAAGGGTTCATCCGATTCCGCTTGGATGCCTATACGAAGGAACTGCGCGACATTGTAGAATATGCGGTTGATGAATATATCCTTGACCAACAGTATCATGAATTTATTGCGCTGCTCAAATATTTCGTCTTCGTGCAGGAGACCAAAATTCCTGTAGCGCATGTAATGCATCGAGGGGATCATCAATTCGTGCTGCTGAATGATCAGATGCGCCCGATCGAGACGAAGCAAATGACGAGTGTTGTGGTCGAGATGCCTGATCATGATATTGAGGTGGAGGATATGATCGTAAGCACGTTAATTACGGTCTCCCCGCAAAAAATTTACATTCATACGCGCGAGCCGGAACTGCAAGTCATTAAGACAATTCAGCAAATTTTCGAGAGCCGCGCACAGCTATGCGTCTATTGTCCCGTCTGCTCGCCTTATTTGAGCGAGAGTGCGCAGCAGCATGATTAA
- a CDS encoding helix-turn-helix domain-containing protein has protein sequence MRNEFDFSLRQNYQMLRKLKKIKLKDIASIVGVSVAMLSMYENEVVNLHKEKENMYRSFIISFSEEIREIHLCPVKR, from the coding sequence ATGAGAAACGAATTTGATTTTAGCCTAAGACAGAATTACCAGATGTTACGCAAACTGAAAAAGATTAAGTTAAAAGACATTGCTTCAATAGTTGGGGTTTCTGTAGCAATGCTATCAATGTATGAAAATGAGGTGGTTAATCTTCACAAAGAAAAAGAGAATATGTATCGATCATTCATAATCAGCTTCTCAGAGGAGATAAGAGAGATACATCTATGCCCTGTAAAGAGGTGA
- a CDS encoding type 1 periplasmic-binding domain-containing protein: protein MSNATIIQTNNDLFIGSDSATSLLLDDQLYRLDTKATKLFKFDNLVLFCSGDLNYCYRIMAMFSSHKTKSVYFLREILLDTHQDEVVDVVIGEYKENKTWLYQLSPYNNFDIVTYTDIPEGDVNIVTAGIRVMESYNSVCNSVSAGKNVREVYKAVFDEISYEGIGGTLTVFRVNREGISEYLKYQIKEKENLKVINYESILNHFKKHLIVGERVYGKQV from the coding sequence TTGAGTAACGCTACAATAATTCAGACAAACAATGATCTATTTATAGGTTCTGACTCAGCAACCTCATTATTATTAGACGATCAGTTATATAGACTGGATACGAAAGCGACCAAGTTGTTTAAATTCGACAACTTGGTTCTTTTTTGTTCAGGTGATCTAAATTATTGTTATCGAATTATGGCTATGTTTTCATCTCATAAAACAAAAAGTGTTTATTTTCTAAGAGAAATTCTCCTTGATACACACCAAGATGAAGTTGTTGATGTTGTTATTGGTGAATATAAAGAAAATAAAACATGGTTATATCAGCTTTCCCCATATAATAATTTCGACATTGTTACATACACAGATATACCAGAAGGTGACGTCAACATCGTCACGGCAGGAATTAGAGTAATGGAGTCATATAATTCAGTTTGTAATAGTGTTTCAGCTGGGAAAAATGTTCGTGAGGTATATAAAGCAGTATTTGACGAGATATCATATGAAGGTATTGGTGGTACATTAACTGTATTTAGGGTAAATCGAGAAGGTATCAGTGAATATTTGAAGTATCAGATTAAGGAAAAAGAGAATCTAAAGGTAATAAACTATGAAAGCATTTTAAACCATTTTAAAAAACATCTAATTGTTGGTGAAAGAGTATATGGAAAGCAGGTGTGA
- a CDS encoding copper amine oxidase N-terminal domain-containing protein — MRIMKSLLLSSLLATSIALPANAASAEGQIQVFIEQQKINFDVSPVIQDGTTLVQFRTIFERLGYSVKWNQEVRSVTATKDGMTIVLYIDKNKAIVNDKEVTLEKAPSVINGSTLVPLRFVSETSGRKVVWSGATRTISIGSEVEATPTTPTPTPTPTTPTPTPTTPTPTPTTPTPTPTTPTISIKSVDLSGYRTAIKKDSKIYLLDSSTYIYKDDSNNFYFNEFGFMVGIMSIYYGHNSIKPTTIENVDGMIEVNGGSQYISARGESVFIRNEDNTKEYEYSIKSGKGVVVVNRNYLLPVNQIFQQLGIDCTIQIDEQNRMLIFNF, encoded by the coding sequence ATGAGAATCATGAAATCACTATTGTTATCATCACTTCTAGCAACGTCAATTGCGCTCCCAGCGAATGCTGCTTCGGCAGAAGGGCAGATTCAAGTATTCATTGAACAGCAAAAAATAAACTTTGATGTTTCACCAGTAATTCAAGATGGAACAACGCTCGTTCAGTTTAGAACTATTTTTGAGAGATTAGGATATTCGGTAAAGTGGAATCAGGAGGTTCGTTCGGTTACTGCGACTAAGGACGGAATGACTATAGTGCTTTATATTGATAAAAACAAAGCAATAGTAAATGACAAAGAAGTAACGTTGGAGAAAGCGCCTTCTGTTATTAATGGAAGTACATTGGTTCCACTTCGCTTTGTTAGTGAAACAAGTGGGAGAAAGGTAGTATGGTCGGGTGCGACTCGGACTATCTCGATAGGAAGTGAAGTGGAAGCGACACCGACGACACCGACACCGACACCGACACCGACGACACCGACACCGACACCGACGACACCGACACCGACACCGACGACACCGACACCGACACCGACGACACCGACAATATCAATAAAGAGTGTAGATTTGTCGGGATACAGAACTGCTATCAAAAAAGATAGCAAGATTTATCTGCTCGATAGCAGTACATATATCTATAAAGATGACTCCAATAATTTCTATTTCAACGAGTTTGGATTTATGGTTGGTATTATGAGTATATACTACGGTCATAATAGTATTAAGCCAACTACTATTGAAAATGTTGATGGTATGATTGAGGTGAATGGTGGCTCTCAATACATATCAGCAAGAGGAGAAAGTGTTTTTATTCGAAATGAAGATAACACTAAGGAGTATGAATACAGCATAAAATCAGGAAAAGGGGTTGTAGTTGTTAATCGGAATTATCTCCTTCCTGTGAATCAGATTTTCCAACAACTGGGTATAGACTGCACTATTCAAATTGACGAACAAAATCGGATGCTCATTTTCAACTTTTGA
- a CDS encoding recombinase family protein, with the protein MSEIANSKVVAYIRVSSKSQKLDRQMDEMSKQGISPNNIFKDEASGKDMDRVGYQYMRNQCLRTGDTLVIKSLDRLGRNKNDIKAEWAYYKDMGVRVRILDMPMLDKFYSEHGANKELMDSIGNIIFELMAWQAQEERERIKARQAEGIASAKLRNKHLGRPKADLSTIDAAKFAKGYTEWKAGNMTAVAFMASMGLKKSNFYKLVKEYEQSL; encoded by the coding sequence ATGAGTGAAATTGCAAATAGCAAGGTTGTCGCCTATATTCGTGTTTCGAGTAAATCTCAGAAACTAGATCGGCAGATGGATGAGATGTCGAAGCAAGGAATCTCTCCAAATAACATATTTAAGGATGAAGCGTCAGGTAAGGATATGGATAGGGTTGGCTATCAATACATGCGCAATCAATGTCTAAGAACTGGCGATACATTGGTCATTAAGTCCCTAGACCGTCTAGGACGCAATAAGAACGACATTAAAGCTGAATGGGCGTACTATAAGGATATGGGTGTTCGCGTCCGTATCCTAGACATGCCGATGCTGGATAAGTTCTACAGTGAGCATGGTGCAAACAAAGAGTTGATGGACAGTATCGGTAACATCATCTTTGAATTGATGGCATGGCAAGCACAAGAGGAGCGCGAACGTATCAAGGCTAGACAAGCAGAAGGTATCGCGTCTGCTAAGCTACGCAACAAGCATCTAGGTAGACCTAAAGCTGATCTAAGCACAATTGACGCTGCTAAGTTCGCAAAGGGCTATACAGAATGGAAAGCAGGGAATATGACTGCGGTAGCGTTTATGGCTTCTATGGGATTGAAGAAGTCCAACTTCTACAAACTGGTAAAAGAGTATGAACAGTCCTTATAA
- a CDS encoding ETEC_3214 domain-containing protein, whose amino-acid sequence MYSIEKFLKWYKTKFVKKPISVMIITIVAILTGINTVFDTASHVVSLGHSTINLFTDKYKEDYQKLNEIRTGMNADYVGKLFGPPSISRKHEYLKGYFERLYVKDQFFLYLVTNEDNSIKYYSVTQRMNDFNPYFPIEIAGRKKQLGKTKLVELNNNSPEFVMADMSSKFISYTETNYYGNSGLYKYYQFGYAPAGITQISDQQNSDIHYLVDNIDPIVLHRFRQTYIPNSFSVIDEEVEEDFFNYYKESMIGIDYFEARGYN is encoded by the coding sequence ATGTATTCTATTGAGAAGTTTTTAAAATGGTATAAAACCAAGTTCGTAAAAAAACCTATAAGCGTCATGATAATAACGATTGTGGCAATTCTCACAGGTATAAATACAGTATTCGATACTGCGTCACACGTCGTAAGTTTAGGTCACAGTACAATCAACTTATTTACGGATAAATATAAAGAAGACTATCAAAAACTAAATGAAATTAGGACTGGTATGAATGCAGATTACGTTGGGAAGTTGTTTGGACCTCCTTCAATTAGTAGAAAGCATGAGTACCTAAAAGGTTACTTTGAAAGATTATATGTAAAGGATCAGTTTTTTCTATACCTTGTTACAAATGAAGACAACTCGATTAAGTATTATTCTGTTACTCAACGAATGAATGATTTTAATCCTTATTTCCCTATTGAAATAGCGGGTAGGAAAAAACAATTAGGAAAAACAAAGCTTGTTGAGTTAAATAATAATTCACCAGAATTTGTGATGGCGGATATGTCAAGCAAGTTCATCTCATATACTGAAACTAATTATTATGGAAACTCAGGGTTATATAAATATTATCAATTTGGATATGCTCCGGCAGGTATTACCCAAATATCAGATCAACAAAATAGTGACATTCATTACTTAGTTGATAATATAGACCCTATAGTTCTTCATAGATTTAGGCAAACATATATTCCAAATTCCTTCTCAGTCATTGATGAAGAAGTAGAGGAAGATTTTTTTAACTATTATAAAGAGAGCATGATTGGTATAGATTATTTTGAAGCACGAGGGTATAACTGA
- a CDS encoding NUMOD4 domain-containing protein: MTIKEVKECLNEDLQGEIWADIEGYETLYQVSNYGRIKSLSNSLGRQEKILKQHIQRDGYKRIQLSKKGQKAKFPIHRLVAIAFIPNPLGKEQVNHQNGDKLDNSAKNLNWMTRKENIAHAHETGLVKKNNNPVIATHLDSGEQRQFKSQTEASRELGVYMKNISNALKGKTTHVGRWAFEYLSDTAV; the protein is encoded by the coding sequence ATGACAATTAAAGAAGTGAAAGAATGTTTAAATGAGGATTTACAAGGTGAAATCTGGGCAGACATTGAGGGCTATGAAACATTGTATCAGGTAAGTAATTACGGAAGAATTAAGTCTCTAAGTAATAGTCTTGGGCGACAAGAGAAGATTCTGAAACAGCACATTCAAAGAGATGGGTACAAAAGAATCCAATTGTCCAAGAAAGGTCAGAAAGCAAAATTCCCTATCCATAGGCTTGTCGCTATTGCGTTTATTCCTAATCCACTAGGGAAAGAACAAGTTAATCATCAAAATGGAGATAAACTTGACAATAGTGCAAAAAACTTAAATTGGATGACACGAAAAGAAAATATCGCTCATGCTCACGAAACTGGGCTAGTGAAGAAGAATAACAATCCAGTAATCGCTACTCATTTGGACTCAGGAGAGCAGCGCCAGTTTAAGTCGCAGACAGAAGCATCTAGGGAACTTGGCGTTTATATGAAGAATATCTCTAACGCACTCAAAGGAAAAACCACACATGTAGGTAGATGGGCGTTTGAGTATCTAAGTGATACTGCGGTATAA